A genomic segment from Candidatus Flexicrinis proximus encodes:
- the kduD gene encoding 2-dehydro-3-deoxy-D-gluconate 5-dehydrogenase KduD, producing MLDQFRLDGRVALVTGATQGLGQAAAIALAEAGADIVAWDRSEAIETAQTATALGRHSYVVQRDLRTASVEDLRQEVSRIEANFAPISILVNNAGIIRRADALDFSEEDWDDVLQINLKSLFFLSQIVAKRMVARNSGGKIINVASMLSFQGGVRVPSYTASKSGVAGLTRALANELAKHNINVNAIAPGYMATDNTAPLRADEARSDAILRRIPAGRWGTPEDLKGTVVFLASEAARYLHGAIVPVDGGWLAC from the coding sequence ATACTCGATCAGTTTCGGTTGGATGGACGTGTCGCACTGGTGACAGGGGCAACTCAAGGCCTGGGGCAGGCGGCGGCGATCGCACTGGCCGAAGCGGGCGCGGATATTGTCGCCTGGGATCGGTCGGAAGCCATCGAAACCGCCCAAACCGCCACCGCGCTTGGCCGGCACAGTTACGTGGTACAGCGCGATCTGCGTACCGCCAGCGTCGAAGATCTGAGGCAAGAAGTCAGCCGGATTGAAGCGAATTTCGCTCCCATCAGCATCTTGGTGAATAACGCCGGGATCATCCGTCGTGCCGACGCTCTGGACTTCAGCGAAGAGGATTGGGACGATGTGCTGCAGATCAATCTGAAATCGCTGTTCTTCCTGTCGCAGATCGTCGCCAAACGCATGGTCGCGCGCAACAGCGGCGGCAAGATTATCAATGTCGCCTCAATGCTTTCATTTCAGGGGGGTGTCCGGGTGCCTTCGTATACAGCGTCCAAGAGCGGCGTTGCCGGACTTACGCGCGCGCTGGCGAATGAACTGGCGAAACACAACATCAATGTCAACGCGATTGCGCCCGGATATATGGCGACCGATAACACCGCGCCGCTTCGGGCAGACGAAGCGCGTTCCGATGCAATTCTGCGACGCATTCCTGCCGGACGATGGGGAACCCCAGAAGATTTGAAAGGCACAGTGGTTTTTCTCGCTTCCGAAGCCGCCCGCTATTTGCACGGCGCAATCGTCCCGGTCGATGGAGGCTGGCTCGCCTGCTAG
- the iolB gene encoding 5-deoxy-glucuronate isomerase, giving the protein MKYHANLSNQSGMNTLPFNACSLLDFSLLKLAVGETYEAVTPGREILAVLLSGKATFEINDSRFADVGGRANVFSGKPHSVYIPADASFIIRATTAVEIALPSAPSDLEIAPYMIAPSQVADGVWGAANFTRNFHQILTLASQPDLPARRLIVGETYTPSGNWSTYPPHKHQEDDLPRQAYQEEMYYFKVNPKDGFGICHTYNDDGEDENFTIRDNSIHMLPKGYHTVVSAPGYTTYYLWFLGGTQRVQAAVEDPNVGWVSRTVSMLRELGH; this is encoded by the coding sequence ATGAAGTATCATGCGAATCTCTCCAATCAATCTGGCATGAATACGCTGCCGTTTAACGCATGTAGTCTGCTCGATTTCAGTCTCCTCAAGCTGGCAGTCGGTGAAACGTACGAAGCCGTGACCCCCGGACGTGAAATCCTTGCAGTGCTGCTCAGCGGCAAAGCCACGTTTGAGATCAATGATTCTCGTTTTGCGGATGTCGGCGGACGAGCCAACGTCTTTTCAGGCAAGCCTCACTCTGTCTACATCCCGGCTGATGCCTCCTTCATCATCCGTGCCACGACTGCGGTTGAAATTGCCCTGCCGAGTGCGCCGAGCGATCTTGAAATAGCGCCTTACATGATCGCCCCATCGCAGGTCGCCGATGGCGTATGGGGTGCGGCGAACTTCACTCGCAACTTCCACCAAATTCTCACCCTGGCGTCGCAGCCGGACCTACCCGCACGTCGGCTGATCGTAGGGGAGACTTATACGCCGTCGGGCAATTGGAGCACGTATCCGCCGCATAAGCATCAGGAAGACGACTTGCCACGTCAGGCATACCAGGAAGAAATGTACTACTTCAAGGTGAATCCCAAAGACGGATTTGGCATTTGCCATACCTACAACGATGACGGTGAAGACGAAAACTTCACCATCCGCGACAACAGCATTCACATGCTCCCAAAGGGCTATCACACCGTCGTCAGCGCGCCGGGCTATACCACCTATTATTTGTGGTTCCTCGGCGGGACACAGCGCGTTCAGGCGGCGGTCGAAGATCCGAATGTCGGCTGGGTCAGCCGCACCGTCTCGATGCTGCGCGAATTGGGACATTAA
- a CDS encoding glycoside hydrolase family 88 protein, producing MIAVNLKFSVERALQTINANMETFADRFPENTTTGNWYPLRQPQSGFVEGDNYGWTTSFWSGMLWLAYEFTGEARYLQLGERHIQNFAHRVENAIDLDTHDIGFLYTLACVAPWRLTGDLAARQAALQAAEALMARYLAKIGIFQAWGGLDDPKMRGNTIIDSLMNMPLLYWATEQTGDPRFAAAAHYHSSQLRDQVVRPDNSTYHTFYWNPETGAPIGGSTAQGHAGNSCWARGQAWAIYGFALSYRYTHDESLLVAAQRCADYFLDHLPEDHVVYWDLVFGDDSGQPRDSSAAAIAVCGLQELAHWIPEDAQRQRYQSAAETILTSLVTNYAASLQSGSNALLLHSVYDMPKNIGVDEGCLWGDFFYMEALMRSIKPEWQLYW from the coding sequence ATGATCGCAGTGAATTTGAAGTTCTCGGTCGAACGTGCCTTGCAGACGATCAATGCCAATATGGAAACGTTTGCCGACCGTTTTCCTGAGAATACCACCACCGGCAATTGGTATCCGCTGCGTCAGCCGCAAAGTGGTTTTGTGGAAGGTGATAACTACGGCTGGACGACGAGTTTCTGGTCAGGCATGCTCTGGCTGGCGTATGAATTCACCGGGGAAGCCCGTTACCTTCAGCTTGGCGAACGGCACATCCAGAATTTCGCGCACCGTGTCGAAAACGCAATCGACCTAGATACACACGACATCGGTTTTCTCTACACACTCGCCTGTGTCGCACCCTGGCGCCTCACCGGAGACCTCGCAGCTCGGCAAGCCGCACTTCAAGCTGCAGAGGCACTGATGGCTCGTTACCTGGCAAAAATCGGCATCTTTCAGGCATGGGGCGGGCTAGACGACCCGAAGATGCGCGGCAACACCATCATAGACAGCCTGATGAATATGCCGCTGTTGTATTGGGCGACTGAACAGACCGGCGATCCCCGCTTTGCAGCGGCAGCCCATTATCACAGTTCGCAACTGCGCGATCAGGTCGTGCGTCCCGACAATAGCACCTACCACACGTTCTATTGGAACCCCGAAACTGGTGCGCCGATCGGTGGCAGCACGGCTCAGGGCCATGCCGGTAATTCGTGCTGGGCGCGCGGGCAAGCATGGGCGATCTACGGCTTCGCCCTGAGCTACCGTTATACCCACGATGAAAGCCTGCTCGTCGCAGCGCAACGGTGTGCGGATTACTTCCTCGATCATCTTCCTGAAGATCACGTCGTCTATTGGGATTTGGTGTTTGGCGATGACAGCGGCCAGCCGCGCGACAGTTCTGCGGCGGCGATTGCGGTCTGCGGCTTGCAGGAGTTAGCACACTGGATACCCGAAGACGCCCAGCGTCAGCGCTATCAGAGCGCCGCTGAGACGATACTCACTTCGCTCGTCACGAACTATGCGGCATCGCTGCAGTCCGGTTCGAATGCGCTTCTTCTCCATAGTGTTTACGACATGCCGAAAAACATAGGTGTCGATGAAGGCTGCTTGTGGGGCGATTTCTTCTATATGGAAGCGCTGATGCGCTCGATCAAACCCGAGTGGCAGTTGTACTGGTGA
- a CDS encoding LacI family DNA-binding transcriptional regulator encodes MAETILTNSDLKRPADRRVYQRDIAERARVSISTVSRVLKNAGGISDSVTKRVLAVADELGYETTEDDKPEQLRSVMLLTSLSLSPSLDPFHSAVLSGLEWACHQQEIHFGYASLSNGSSNSDLVLSRLQRHPVDGVLLLSLDDPALLQQVRALNIPLVMINVDALDAVEDAVLPDNYQGARLAMRYLLDSGHTRILHITQSHRRTIRRRTEAYRDMLREAGIVFDPDLVVETEINPEQTYKVMTQQLARHGADYTAVFCANDLSAMGFMRAAQEFGLNIPNDVSVIGFDDISSAAFLSPPLTTMRIDVRQLAMLAVRRLMDRVTDPSLLPVRVFLGCELIKRSSVVSR; translated from the coding sequence GTGGCTGAAACCATCTTGACCAACAGTGACCTGAAACGACCTGCTGACCGCCGCGTTTACCAGCGCGATATTGCAGAACGTGCCCGCGTTTCCATCAGTACAGTTTCGCGCGTCCTCAAAAATGCAGGTGGCATTAGTGACAGCGTCACGAAGAGAGTTCTTGCCGTTGCTGATGAGCTGGGATACGAGACGACAGAAGATGACAAGCCAGAGCAGCTTCGAAGCGTGATGCTGCTCACTAGCCTCTCGCTATCACCTTCGCTGGATCCATTCCATTCAGCCGTATTGAGCGGTCTCGAATGGGCCTGTCACCAACAGGAAATCCACTTTGGTTATGCGTCGCTGAGCAATGGCAGTTCGAACTCCGACCTCGTCCTCAGCCGCTTGCAGCGGCATCCTGTTGATGGCGTACTCCTGTTGTCACTGGATGATCCGGCGCTTCTGCAGCAGGTTCGCGCGCTGAATATCCCTCTCGTCATGATCAACGTGGATGCATTGGATGCAGTCGAAGATGCAGTTCTCCCCGACAATTATCAGGGCGCGCGTCTGGCTATGCGCTATCTGCTCGACAGTGGGCATACGCGCATTTTGCACATTACCCAGTCGCACCGACGCACCATTCGACGCCGGACTGAAGCCTACAGAGATATGCTTCGGGAAGCGGGAATAGTGTTCGATCCGGATCTCGTGGTCGAAACAGAAATTAACCCCGAACAAACCTATAAAGTGATGACCCAGCAGCTCGCACGGCACGGTGCAGATTACACAGCAGTTTTTTGCGCCAACGATCTCTCCGCGATGGGTTTCATGCGTGCTGCTCAGGAATTTGGGCTAAACATTCCAAACGATGTATCAGTCATCGGCTTCGACGATATTTCTTCGGCGGCATTCCTCTCGCCGCCGCTTACAACGATGCGCATTGATGTACGCCAGCTGGCAATGCTGGCCGTGCGCAGGCTCATGGATCGAGTCACGGATCCCAGTCTGCTCCCGGTTCGCGTATTTCTCGGCTGCGAGTTGATTAAGCGCTCTTCGGTCGTCTCCCGCTGA
- a CDS encoding ADP-ribosylglycohydrolase family protein: protein MRQLRMRVLLIQLVFAAGLMLVSGSASFSPPASAGATLQALTGCPQQNLASRQLSRCAYAERLRAMWLGEAIANWTGLTTEGVRQDAPFYTDGDWGLDQDLSWKLDDVIDFVLQDPWLADDDTDIEYVYLYLMDQHHTPLLSAEQIAVGWAAHINDWIWVSNQQARNLMGTGALPPTTSMGALNPDYLQIDAQLTTELFGALAPGMPEKALQLANLPILTTAGGYAAHAAQFYVLLYSLASQVDLTMPRRDQMIWLVEQARQYIPDTSKSADIADFVLADFLANLDADDWERTRDRVYERYHLHAADYGFVYQDWTESSVNFASGLIALLYGEGDFRRTVQIGTLTGWDSDNGTATMGGLLGLLYGYDELTAAFPGDIFSDRYQIHRTRDTLPDNLPDDRRAEDTFTLMADRMLPLVDQTVLQAGGSLDGDIWTLPAISASQPLALNPLTQIYLHSANNQISRAGGAIQVTVDGEVAASRTRGIADGIEHNYSGQEQIRRIPRPYQRIANNGELVVSVIYDRDISVHTIRLIEGSVGGTQIHAEGLVGENWYPLDSAVLSTQPDPAIPYQIFDFVLPGTLELSGIRVRIETGGRLAEASVLELDAVFAGSF, encoded by the coding sequence ATGCGACAGTTGCGAATGCGCGTGCTACTCATTCAACTCGTATTCGCCGCAGGTCTGATGCTCGTCTCAGGTTCTGCGTCATTCAGCCCCCCTGCCAGCGCCGGAGCCACCCTACAAGCCCTGACCGGATGTCCACAGCAGAATCTTGCGAGCAGACAACTGAGCCGCTGCGCCTATGCAGAGAGATTGCGCGCCATGTGGCTGGGAGAAGCGATTGCCAATTGGACTGGACTAACCACGGAAGGCGTACGACAGGACGCGCCCTTTTACACGGACGGAGATTGGGGGCTAGATCAGGACCTGTCCTGGAAGCTCGACGATGTGATCGACTTCGTCCTACAGGATCCCTGGCTTGCCGATGACGACACCGATATCGAATACGTGTACCTGTACTTGATGGATCAGCATCACACTCCTCTGCTCTCGGCAGAACAGATCGCTGTCGGTTGGGCGGCGCATATCAACGATTGGATATGGGTATCCAATCAACAGGCACGTAACCTGATGGGAACTGGAGCGCTCCCGCCGACGACCAGCATGGGTGCCCTCAACCCTGATTACCTGCAGATCGATGCTCAACTCACGACAGAATTGTTCGGGGCGCTTGCTCCTGGAATGCCCGAAAAGGCGCTGCAACTTGCCAATCTGCCCATCCTCACAACCGCAGGCGGATATGCCGCGCACGCGGCGCAGTTCTATGTCTTGCTCTATTCGCTGGCAAGCCAGGTTGATCTGACGATGCCCCGAAGAGACCAGATGATATGGCTGGTTGAACAAGCGCGGCAGTATATCCCCGACACCTCAAAGTCGGCGGACATCGCCGATTTCGTCCTCGCCGACTTTCTCGCCAACCTCGACGCTGACGACTGGGAACGCACCCGCGACCGGGTTTATGAGCGCTATCACCTGCACGCTGCGGATTATGGTTTTGTGTATCAGGATTGGACGGAATCGTCCGTCAACTTCGCTTCAGGACTCATCGCGCTGCTTTATGGAGAGGGCGATTTCCGGCGGACGGTGCAGATCGGCACCCTGACAGGCTGGGATTCTGACAACGGGACCGCGACTATGGGGGGCTTGCTCGGGCTGCTATACGGCTACGACGAACTCACTGCGGCCTTTCCCGGCGACATCTTCTCCGATCGCTACCAGATTCACCGGACGCGTGACACATTGCCTGATAACCTGCCCGACGACCGCCGTGCGGAAGATACGTTTACCCTGATGGCGGATCGCATGCTGCCCCTGGTAGACCAGACAGTTCTCCAAGCTGGCGGCAGCCTGGACGGGGATATCTGGACCTTACCCGCCATCTCGGCCTCGCAGCCGCTTGCGCTCAATCCACTGACACAGATCTACCTGCATAGTGCGAACAATCAGATATCGCGGGCAGGCGGCGCCATTCAGGTAACGGTTGACGGTGAGGTTGCCGCATCGCGCACGCGGGGCATCGCCGACGGAATCGAACACAATTACTCCGGTCAGGAGCAGATACGGCGCATCCCCCGCCCTTATCAGCGGATAGCCAACAACGGCGAACTTGTCGTTTCTGTGATCTATGATCGTGATATCAGTGTGCACACCATCCGGCTGATCGAAGGCAGCGTGGGGGGAACACAAATCCACGCAGAAGGATTGGTCGGAGAGAACTGGTATCCTTTGGACAGCGCCGTCTTGTCAACCCAGCCTGACCCTGCGATTCCTTATCAGATTTTCGACTTTGTTCTTCCGGGAACCCTGGAGTTGAGCGGCATTCGCGTGCGCATCGAAACTGGCGGGCGATTAGCCGAGGCTTCAGTATTGGAACTCGACGCCGTCTTCGCTGGCTCTTTCTAG